tttttttttatgttaacactATTACCTTTTTTCCAGGCACAGTCGCAAGCCTTGGTCTAAATTTATCAATGCAGATAATCAACATCTTGTGTCTCCTGAGGTAATTTAATCCATGTTCCAACATGTCATTCGGACCTAACCAATTAGTTTATACTGTAATTTATCAATTCTTTGTTAttggttttaattatttcaatatatCGGACATGCAGGCAATTGATTTTCTTGATAAACTCCTTCGATACGATCACCAGGACAGGTTAACAGCAAGAGAAGCAATGGTAATAATAAAGAGCTCATTAATTTAGCATAACATGGTTATTTTGTTGTGTATTGCTTAATTTGCACAATATtttatgatcttttgatttaacatttttttttatttgatgtatTCCCGCAGGCACATCCATATTTCTCTCAAGTAAGGGCAGCTGAAAGTAGCAGAATGAGGACACAGTAACTTAAAACATTTTTGGATCCATAAACCTGAGTTCACATATGTGGGATTGTTTTATAATACCCTAAAATGTGGCATGGTTGCCTTCTGTTAAAATTatagtttgttagttttgttgtggAATGTAACAATATCATATCTTGTTCCAGCTGAATAATTTGTTAGCCtgttgttgaaaattcaaattttatattaaaaaggtTGTGATTATAAACTGTAATAGCTTTAAGCatgtgtagttttttttttttttgagagagagaatgtttagtttttcttaatgctctgtaaaaagttttttttttaactttaataaagTTTCTGATAAAAAAACTCTTCTAAATAcgaaataaactaatttaaatacACAATGAGAATTTCCCTCTACACCGCTATTTTCAAGAATACATCAGTGCCCTGATTCATCCTTTCCATAAagatttagaacatgttttgATGAAAGTTCATAAATTTTAGTTTGAATTTCATTTCAGTTTgcaaaagcattttttttatttctattttaaattgagttttaagacaaaattaaggtaaaacttaatttataattaaacttggaattttttcagttttatttttgaaaggacGTTGAGAACTTTTCATCtgaaaaccaaacatgtttttatcCTTTGCTAAACTCATTTGCTGTATATGATGATTTTGGGAAAACTGTGCCTTAATCGGGGATTAGATCATTATAGGAATGAAGGGTCAAATACATGTTTGCCATCTTCAGCTTCACCTGATCAGGCATAACTGCCAAACATAAGTGTGCAATGCATCGTCAGAGGAAATACCTTGAGAGTTTAATCTTATTTAGATACCATCTTAATGTCACTAGGCAGGACAACGACGCAGGGTATGATTTAATGttgaagaaaatgagaaatgtTAAATGCCAGTTTGACAACGTCCAGAAGATTTTTGATTTTAGATCTCCGCCATCATTGACCTTTGTTTTCTTATCAACACCGTCACCATTGATTCAAGCCGCCTTATATTAGTAGCCGGTAAGGGTAAGTTCAGGAGTTTAAGAGTTTGgcgcctctttttttttttttttttttataaaggaaCAAACTCattatttcattcataataataGCATCAACTTAGGAATGAATTCATGACTAACATAAAATCTTGACGCTCTTGTTAGAAAATGAGCAACTTGATTAGCTTGCCTTCAGACTAAACTCATTTTAGAGTTCTTCATATTCTACACCGTAGCAACATTTTCTAACAAAAGGATACCAAATTTTGAAAGATTTGGTCTTTTgcaaaagaaaacatcaaaAACTTGCTTGCAATCTACTTCCAAAAATACGAGATGGAATTTTTGCCGAACTCGCATATTATTTCCTCTACCCATGTTCCATCTCATGTCTATCTTTACAACTGCTCATGGAGTATAGATACTATGTCGAGCAAAGCTTCGTTTATGGCCCAAGCTAACCTCCAAAAAATTCCCTCGTGAAAAGTATTTAGCTTTGAAAACACGAGTTACGGTAGCATCATGATTGGTTGAAAATTGCTAACCTTCCCTAACATGGAAAAGTTAGAACCATAAAGATGTCGAAAGGAATATCCTTGCTCATCTTTCTGTTTAGACCTCACCTGATGTGACAAATACTCTCAACTCATCAAATTAATATCTTTGTTTACCAAGATAAATCAAGACCCAGAGTCACTCTTATTTCATCAATTCTTCTAGAATATATCTCTGTTTCACACATAAAATTTGCATTCGATTGGTACGTCCAAATGAGGTCACGAAGGTAAAGAATTGGTAAGTTCAGATGAGGTCGGAAAGGTAAAGAATTGCACTCAGGTTGTCCAGGTCTCGACAGTTCCAACTTTAGAAACTCATTGTCCTTGACAAGCCTGGTTGTCGGGTCCATCATTAAAAAAGGATCAACAACTATGagagaggaggaagaagaattAGGGTTTCCATCTTGAGAAACTTTCATGGAGTTAGTATGAATTATAACATTAATTTCCATTTCCTCAAAATGGAGTTTGGCATTCTTAAGTCATGATATGCCACAAGTGTCAATAAAAGTTCTCAATTAGTTAAAgtagtgaaaaataattttacattatcattcaataataaatcattgttaatataatttttaagtaattattataaaaattaataaataaacttattatattcaataatttgtgattgaattgCATGCGAGTGCATAGTCATTATATTTAGTGATAACCTACAAATAAAAGACTGCCAACAAAGATTGATAGCCTATTTATATTTAGACGATGATTTTCATTCTACTAGTTGAATCAACCATCGTTACCAGATGCAACATAGATTTCATTAAAAACTTTCCAATTAAGCATACTAAATGAAAAAGGTATAGGAAATTTGGATTTAGATTTCTTGAAGGCAATCGAAAAATCTCACATTATGGTGCAATCTTTTTCAGGAAATTTGAAGTCCCTTGTACTAAACTCACGGTGGCGTTGACACTGATCGTACAGTGTGAAGAATGTCTACACTGATCGTACACTGTGAAGAATCTCTACACTGATAGTACACTGATCGTATAGGAGATACAACGATTGAGTAACAACATTGTTGGCAGTTGTGTATGTGGCTACGGTAGGTTTTGGTTTTATCTTCTTGAAAAGTAGACGTTCCTCCAATTGATTTAcgtgaaattcttttttcttttccttgattAGAAAAagctactttaatttttttaaattttctctaaaattatatttaactcgACTGCTCTTTCTTAGAAAACTAGCAACCAGCCAAATACAATCTAAATTGCTAGTCGTTGTCCCTACGTAATTTGATATGGAGGTAACGCGTGCAGAGTGTGGACTCTCCTCAACAGTGGTTGTCAATGTTGTGTACGGATGTCCATATAAGGAACATAAAATTCTCACCAGTCACCATGCAGCTGTTGTTTTCTTTACATTGTATTTATCTATATCACATGCCATGGTTGTGTTCTGGGAATTTCAATATTATTCAGAGTCAACAAAACACTTGGCTGTAGAGTTTTGAATGTTATTTTGACATCAAACTTCGAGATTTACTTGATTCCTGTCCACTTCACCATTTCGGTTTCTCAGGAACCATATTCTCTTGGTCATAAGATAGAGGGAGGGGAATTTCTGTCAAGCTTGGCTTGACAAAGCTCTCAACTAATTTTTCTTGGTCTTGAGTTATTCACTTACTATGCAGCTATTCATCTTCCTTACTATCAATGTGTCCACGCACAAATTATATTTGCTTTCGGGgctaagaaaaatagaaagatgCAAATAAGATATCAAGGTTTGAagattttttaccaaaaaaattggGTGGTGTCGAAGGCCTAGAGAATACAGCCTTGTGCAAGATAATAAGTATTGAAAGAGTCAAACATTTTCATGTAATCTATGATTCTGTAAGAAGCTTAATATTGACACTAATGATCATTCATAAGTTAcaatttgacaaaaaaagagaaaattaacatAGTTTCTCACACTTGAACAATGGAAAAACTTACTAATTATCCCCTCTCGTCTCTCACTACCCCTGAAGACACAAACACACagacatattttatattaaaagaaattgaagatctATGTGGATAGAGACTGTAGAACAGGCCATATATTGATATCATGTCTCAACATGAACTCTTTCACTTTTTAAGATGAGGAAAACAAACATAGAGATCAGATTTGGGGTGTTTGGCTTCAGCATGCTCCTTACACTTCACTTCTGATGTGGTGCATATAAATGTTTGCATGCACACCTTACACTGCAATCATCCATCACAACATTATAATTAGTAAAGAGCTCCATTATACTGAGTCACTACAGTTTATGCAATGAGAGAGGAAGAGCTCCCCCGTATAGGAGATCCAAAACCAAACCATCAATAGATTAAGATATCACACATCTATAATCAAGTCTTAAAAAATGTGCAAACAATTTGACATTATTGTGAGGAACATCATTCATGAAGTGtaaattaaatgtaaataatCTGACAGAAGAGTATCTCCCAAGATagattgaaaaagaaaacaattattaGGTTGACATAATGTAGTATACAGTTTATGCATTAGACAAATAGGACACACTTCAAATGAactgcattttttttactaaatgtaaAATCATAACAATAACAAAGAATCAATCGCTCAGGCCTTGTTTCAATAAACTTCTCAATATGTACTTatgggagaagaaaataagataaaaatgaattaatcatCTGATTCTTCTCCCATAAGTTAAAATTGACTTATGGGTAAGCTAATTTATAAAAGCCCTGATTGGATTAGCTTCTCCAAAACACTGATTTTGACTTATGCATTAGCTAAATTTTAGGTTATAGAAgaagcttatttcatttttctttcttattttcttctcttacaaGTGCTTATGGAGACACTTATCCAAACAGAGCCTAATTCATTCTACCTCCTTATTTTCTTCTACTAAGTGTTTACTGAAAAGTTTTATCCAAACAGGGCCTCAGTGATAAGCATATACAATATATTAGTAGCCAAACAAAATTCGATGAATTTCAAAAGGCACCAATTGCTGAATAACAACTTAAAAgttaggattaaaaaaaaacacaacaaggTGACTTTATTAGAGAGATTTCTCTCAGAAAGAGAAGTAAATAGTAAAAGAGTTCCGGCTAAGTATTTAAGCATTAACAGTGTTCTCTCATGaacttaacataatttttaaagctTCTATTTTTCAGCCATCATATTTTACAGCGCTCTAATTTCACAATCTTTGTTACGAACAAAGGGTTGTAATATGACACAAAGAACAAAACAGCGGAAATTAACCTGAATAGACATAGCTTTCTTGTTTGAATCCAACTGGCTCCCTGCACACACATCCCAAACGATTGCTAATTAAAATCAACAACTCCATCAGATCTAAGTTCTAACACATAAAGCCCCGATTATTTTCAAGGGAATTTCTTTTTTAGTCAAACAATTTTGGTTTGCTCCTAAAACTTGAGGTATtcgaaaaaaagagagacagagagagaaatTACCCTTAGCCGCTGCTTTCTGCTTCTCGAGATTCTTCTCGCGAGCCATCTTTGACTTCTGGGCATTGCCTCCTCCCATGTCTGAGTCTGACTGATCCAAAATGCAAAACCctaactttttttctctccGAGGATTTGAGTTATGAGTGTTGAATGGAGGAAGGAAAGAATATATATGAACAAGTGATTCTCACATACACGCAATTGTTTTGTTTGGTTCATTAATTGTGGGTTTTAGTGCGCTTTTAAGGAACTATTTTTCCACACAGGTGTCCGGGATCCTTACGTGGCATATGTGTCAGCACTTAGCAACGTAATCTAATCTAATATCTAATCTAATATCTAATATAAAAGAGTAGTATGGTGAAATGTTCAAAATGGACATCCTTATTTATTGACACCTATCCCCTTTTAAGGTTATTTTTGTCAATTCACGCATTCTACGTGTGACATGCATTGTGGCATGCATTGCAAGGCAATAAGACACCTTCCGTTCCCTCAACTCAGAATGAAAATAAAGTTAAGTGAAATAATAtgtcattattgtcaatgcCAAGTTAAAAGTCACCATTAGTTACAGTAAAATTAACTATTCACACAAGCTTGCTTGCTTACTATGTAGTGTAATGTATAATATAGTGGTTTTGTCATCATGCGATGTTAAACACAGTGGTCTGTAGAAATGTCCAAAATGGACATCATTATTTGTTAGGCAGTAAGGCACCTTCAATTCCCTTAActcaagaatgaaaatagaGTTAAGTGGAATAATAtgtcattattgtcaatgcCAACTTAAAAGTCACTGTCAGTAAAATTAGTTGCTCACATAGGCTTGCTTGCTTACTGTGCAGTGTAATGTAGTGGTTTTGTCATTATGCGAAGTTAAACACACAAGCTTCACAAAAGGAGGAACGACTCAGAACTAGAAAAAATAGCTCATAAACTCTGCAGAATCAGAGAGAGAGTTagtatttattaaattgaaGGAAACATCCGAAGgttataaagagaaagagaggggcATGGCGGCACTTTCAATGCAATGGTAGCGATAAATAACTGTGGTATTTTGATCTTCTTacctttatttacaaaaaaaaaaaaaagggaagtgcAGATCACGTGTAATAGTACTGGAAGTGCATATTTTGActggaaagagaagaaaataaaaaaactatctaTAAgctaggaaaaataaaaattaaaagttctctctttctctcccatCTAAGatagaaaaacgaaaaaaaatagTAGCCTGTGAAACTTATCTCCATTATAGACTACAAGACCAGATAGGACACAATGGTAAGAAAAATCGTCGTTCTTCTCTCCCTCAATCCTAAGCTTTCATTTCTCTTTTCATCATCTCTCTTGGTCGGTGTTGTATTTTGGGTTTCTGTTAGGGTTTCATGGTTTAAATCTATGTAAATGAGTAATTTTAATGGGTTTTTGTTTGGGTTTTGTTTCACTGCTGCTTTTTGAGTTTAGGGTCTCTACAACGTTCGCTATTGCTCTTTGAGTTTAggattttcatttcattctttaCAACATCGACATTGAAGAGTCCAATAGAAACGGTATTATTTTGCTacccattttttttccttaagcattttcttggttttgttctttttcagTGAGAGCTTCTCCATCGAGAGAGATGCAAAGGTTTTCTCTACAACATTAACCCCAAAGAGTCCAGTATTGACCTAAGAAACAGTATTCTTCTGCTACccagatcttttttttttccttaatcatttgcttggttttgttctttttcaatGAAAGCGCTTCTCTCCATCGAGAGATACAAAGGTATTCTTTACACATCAACATCATAACGTCCAATACAAACGCTATTATCTTGCTTCCCACTTTTTTTTCTGAGACATAGGAGGGAGAGAAGAGAATATAGACAGGGAAAGTAAGATAGTTCTAAGTTGATAGCAAAACAACATAAAACTCAATATGAACTGGGATTAAGTATCGATTCATGGGTGACAGTGATGTTTTGCTTCTtcaaaaaacaatgtgtctaaaACATTCAATATTTACCGTGAATGGATTAATGAAGCCAATTATGTGTTCAATTTTTTGAAGGATATTTTTTCTGAATCCACTTGGCTGTAGAGAATTGGTTTCTCTCTTCCTATTTTTATCATTCTTCCATTTTTGAATGAGTCAACCCATGTGTACCTCCTTGGTAAGTTAGCTAAGACAAAATGAGCTGAGAAATAGGATATTGTTGAAAACTTGATTACCCTTCCTCTATTGTCATGTTATTgttaagtgtttatttttttgctcTTGACTTTGTTCCAGTGCCTATTGTTTAATCTTTTTGACCCTTTTGGCTAACAACATAATTGTGCTTGCTGTTGTGATGTTATGATTcagatttgttttttatttttcaattttttcaaccattttaaaaaaatgcattattaTCCATATTTCTTCCAATTTACTTCTCCTATTCTAAATCTTTTGTAATAATTGGTGATCtaatttttgttacatttttaaATAGAAAGATGGCTTGCATTACAAACaagataaaagatataaatGGATCTAAAGAAACCCTGAAACTTGCTATTAGAATAACTGATCTTTAGTTTGTTGGAACACGGGACAAGTCCGAGCAAGCAGAGATGGTTATAGTAGATTCCAAtgtatcataattattttacatttttttagttttgtcctttagtatattatttttttcactaaccATTTGTTACATGCTTTGCCATAAGCAGGGTGACCAAATTCATGCAGTTTGTAAGCGAGACCAACTCAAGTCTTGGAAGCCAATTTTGAAAGAGAATTGTACTTATATGATGCACAATTTTAAAGTGGTCAAGAATGACGGTCAATATAGAATTTGTGCACACCCGCATAAATTGATCTTTATTGGAGTGACTGTTATTATATAAACTAATTTGGTTAATGTGCCTTTAAAAACACATAGTTTTATGAAATTTGCCAATGTCATTAGCAGTAACTTTGAGCGCGATTTGTTAGTTGGTGAGTGCAGCTATTCTTTAGGCCCTCATCTTTAAATCTTTCTTGCAAACATAAAAGtcatctttttataacatgtttttattttttatggttgaTTAGACATTATTGGTGTAGTTGATGAGGTGGTCTTCCAACAGATTTCATCGGAGAATACGAGGATTGTTTTTAAACTAAAGGACTTGAGGTTGTATCATTTAGTTTATTCCTACATTTGAAATTGTGGTTTTTATATGCTACACTCCACTGACAATGTATGTATGTTTTCAAACTACATAATATATGGTTGagtgatatatttttatgagtaaTTTAAATTTACGTTCATCTTGGATTATCTAATTTTTCTCTTAATGTCATTTGTTTATAATAGTGAACAATTGGTGTCTAGGAAGATTATTGCTTGCAATTCTTAGAGTATTTAAATGAGTGTAATAGTGAAGGACCAATAATTATTCTGCTGACCCATGCTAGAATTTAAGAATCACAAGGTATTGTGTTATGTGcaattattacattattctaTTGTTTAAATGTCATCTTATGttcctctttttttcatttatagggTCATACCCAACAACAATAAGTAACTCATTAAAAGCCTCAAAATTACTTATAAACCAACCAATGCCCGAAATTGAAGAATTCAAACAAAGGTTTTTAGTTTTATGGTTGGGTTGGTttgattatgtttgtttttgccTTTAATATGAATTCTCATTTTGTAGACGTACCGAATTAAAAATCACGGTCCGCCCAGTTCTCACGTCTCGCAGTCAAGCAAGTTCACAACTTTCCGATTCTAGCCACATTTCAGCaaaggatagattttttttttttacaaagctGAGGCAAAGAGTCTTTCTGAGATAAACAAAATCTtgcattattttgtaaaaaaaaaaaaaagatcttaCTTATCAATCCAATTACTCTTTTCTTCTGTCCAGGGAATCGTTTGTGTAACCGTGGGTACCATTGGTAGAATTGTTATGGAAAATCATTCATGGTGTTATGCAGCTTGCATCCAGTGTAACAAGAAAACTAATATAGACAATACTCCCTTCACATGTGCATGCGGCAAATATAATCAACAAGCTATGTTGAGGTGAttgataggttttttttttttactttacattgcttttatgtgcatgttaatttttatctattctTTCTGTTGTTAGGTATAGGCTTGAGGTCATGGTTTACCACAAGGAAGAATGCACAAAATTTTTGCTCTCAAACCGTGAATGCACAGACCTAATTGGTCAGTCAGTTGATGAAGTTAATAGGTTAAAGATAGCAGGAATACATATGGAAGCTACAggctgaattttaattttttcgattttttttcatGATGGATAAATTTAACTATTAACCTATCTTATACACTTGCATTTACCTTGTGTTTGGAtcaagaatttcaaaatttcaaggaatttgaattgctttgattttcatttccttcatttttcaaatgctttgtttggataaatcaattcaaatttcttccattttaaattctttgtttagataggacaattcaattttctccatatgcaaaattttaattttatattttaaatagatgaaattttaatattaaactttatagaaaataaacacaatctaattttgaaatattaataaaaaaatattttcaatttttaataattttaactagggtTGTTTTGTCTAAGCACAACTAGTGATGTTTTCAAACCGACATCAACCAAGGCTATTTTTCAGTTGACatcaaataagattttttttgtcaaagtatgcCGAGAATATTTGTCAACTAACGTCAGCcgggactatttttttgctAACGTTAgttgagtctatttttcagtcgatgttggctagatttttttaCCAACGTTGGCTAGGGTTTGTTTGGTCGACATCGGCTAGGGTCTTTTTGAACGACATTGACCAAGgctatttttagccaacatcagcctaaaaaatcctagcaggcgttgacaaaaaaatctacccactatcggctaaaaaatagcttggtTGATGCCAACCAATAGAACCTACCCGATGTCGGTTGAAAAACATCATTGATCAACGTTAGCCGAAAAATCCCTGGTCAAAGTTCGCTAAAAAATAGCCCTGACCAATGTCAGACAAAAAACCCTACCCAACATCGGCTATAAAATAGCCTTGGCtaatgttggctaaaaaatagctctgaTCGATGTcgacaaaaaaaaactcaagtggATGTCGACTGTAAGAACCTAGTCGAtgtcgactaaaaatagtcatgtcCGATGTCGGTCAAAAATACCTAGCTGGTGTTAACAGAAAAAACcctagccaacatcaaccaaaaaacctagttaatgtggttaagaaatagctctGGCTTATGTCAACCAAAAAACCCTAGtcaatgttaacaaaaaaaGCCTAATCGACGTTGactaagaaaatctagttgacatcagccaaaacaccctagctaacatcggcaaaaaaataaccctagccgatattggctaaaaaatagctttgggtAATGTTGGCTGGAAAAACTTAGCTGACATCGACTGAAAAACCCTAACAGGTgtctactcaaaagttagtcatgactgatgtcagtagaaaaaatctagccaacgtcggctaaaaaaaaatcattggtcaacttcaattaaaaaaacctGGATGACAATGACCAAAAAAATCTTTGGCCGACGTTAGCAAAAATTTCCCATGACTGACGTCagtgagaaaataaccctaatcaacatcatctaaaaaaatctTAGTCGATATcgacaaaaaatagtttttgttgacattatacaaaaaaattctgacAGAAAAAACCTCGCCCAacgtcagtgaaaaacaacttatgttGATATCGGCCATAAAAACTTTGATCATCCGTAGTTGTGAGTGTTGAGCGAGAAAGAGTCACAAGCAAGAACGTGAGTTAGAGTGAGCATTTCCGAAAAAAGAAtctcaaattctatattttttgagagaatttgaaatctcactgttttagtcaatcaaaatgattcataaaaatattaaaaattaaatcttctttcaaatactctatccaaacaagctattttatcatgaatcattttaaattccttgaaaaaataaattctcttGTTAAATTGCTCCACCCAAACACACCATTAAAGTCAAGGTCCAACCAAAGTTGAGGAATTTTGTTGTTTTAAGATACTTATTTGACTTAGATTTGATAAACACCATAGTAGACTTACTACGAGATGCTCAGGTACTATTTTGTGGAAATTTTTAATGTGTAAA
This genomic interval from Glycine max cultivar Williams 82 chromosome 5, Glycine_max_v4.0, whole genome shotgun sequence contains the following:
- the LOC100306663 gene encoding uncharacterized protein At2g23090 — translated: MGGGNAQKSKMAREKNLEKQKAAAKGSQLDSNKKAMSIQCKVCMQTFICTTSEVKCKEHAEAKHPKSDLYVCFPHLKK